The proteins below are encoded in one region of Acidobacteriota bacterium:
- a CDS encoding transcriptional repressor, whose translation MVWSWESLVPLIQEIRRHRNLAELAREHGFRLTTQRRLIFSILESAPTHMNAKEILAQARRVDPGIDQVTIYRNLAVLKKLGVVDELDLLHLRGDQHYYEARQDRPHSHVACLQCGKVMEFSSPAMDTMSTEIRDELGFSISFMRVEIGGACAECRRKAPPTSPQTKANQNVLRNKKLN comes from the coding sequence ATCGTCTGGTCTTGGGAGTCCCTAGTGCCATTGATCCAGGAAATTCGCCGGCATCGCAACTTGGCGGAACTGGCCCGCGAGCACGGCTTTCGCCTTACCACGCAGCGACGGCTCATCTTCTCGATTCTCGAATCCGCACCGACCCACATGAATGCCAAGGAGATTCTCGCGCAAGCACGGCGCGTGGACCCCGGCATAGATCAAGTTACGATCTACCGCAATCTTGCGGTTCTCAAGAAGTTGGGCGTGGTCGATGAGCTTGATCTACTGCATCTGCGCGGCGACCAGCACTACTATGAGGCCCGCCAAGACCGCCCGCATTCCCATGTTGCTTGCCTGCAATGCGGCAAGGTAATGGAATTCTCGTCCCCGGCTATGGACACGATGAGCACGGAGATCCGCGATGAATTGGGATTCAGCATCTCGTTCATGCGCGTTGAGATTGGCGGCGCTTGTGCAGAATGCCGTCGTAAGGCACCCCCGACATCGCCCCAGACCAAGGCAAACCAAAATGTGTTACGCAATAAGAAATTGAATTGA
- a CDS encoding TonB-dependent receptor yields the protein MKKNFAGKVAAFAAFALLLLVGSAINARAQTTGTILGSVKDQSGAVLPGAEVTAKHTDTGTTRVVPANERGEYRIPALAVGAYTVEAKMTGFQVEVRSGITLVIGREAVIDFTLNVGNVAESVTITGEAPLLETTTAVVGSIVDSAQMRDIPLNGRSFLELATLAPGAVFAEAAESSATKGFGRKLAIGGQRYGSNSFLLDGADINDAAGGSGSAAGTMTGVETVREFRIITNAYDAEYGRHTGGVISAITKSGTNKVFGSLFGFVRNDNMDAAKWEENARGDGTKAEFRRGQFGGSVGGPIVTDKAFFFGSYEGTRELQGETSVFTVPSLALRNAVSAGTRNVVANVRPFWDAYPLPTSPIISAAGVIDPDRGDFADSAPTLINQNYYATKIDNRFNDNDSIFFRFTFDNADRDDPNFNTRETALTGSRYSTLEQTHIFSPAILGRTHFSFSRTNLRFFDLPRIDTDIFPEFLGRTLGSEPDVPGIIGVTTLTGFGGGSTNPKKHVQNTFQFKEDMTWLAGAHAFKFGGQFERFQFNQRSDFYPGGNFSFGSITDFMAGNAQTANFIRPGSSSIRGWRQNLFGMYLHDDWKLTSTLTLNIGVRYEIISVPTEANNKVATVRNMRPDFFYSFNESQIDVGDPLFTNPSLKNFAPRVGLAWSPFGSTKTSVRAGAGVFHDQILPNAYITSGVRMSPYFSVAEVDINRLRVALGPTAQFDFPNMFQTQNALLANNIGAAPQLDGFQWALEQPAVYKFSLDIERQVIGNLTVNAGYSGSRSTHLIRGAVMLNTNPSIDPGNGRARFINLTTTRLLNDNFGRMRWRITDATSDYHGFRLSVNKRFSQGFQFNSSYTFSKSTDDTSTWTGSTDFNESDRRGFLLDKDRGLSAFDVRRSWTNNFIMDLPGKGMTGPVGKVLGGWEMSGVIRMNDGFPLNASATQARVRPAGATADTTMRFVDGSSIDLIPGGIINSIDARNPDRYFDPAQFSYPATNCARDIVGSTNPKYQCNTSLPLGGYQGNVGRNAMTAPGSATLDINLMKETNIPAFGEEGALVFRTEFFNLLNRPNYGSPTTVVYDRNLVQRSDVGRIDSTRTSARQIQLAVRIVF from the coding sequence ATGAAGAAGAATTTCGCAGGCAAAGTAGCCGCGTTCGCCGCGTTTGCCCTGTTGCTGTTGGTGGGCAGCGCGATCAACGCAAGGGCGCAGACCACCGGAACCATTCTCGGATCGGTGAAGGATCAGTCCGGCGCGGTGCTGCCCGGCGCGGAAGTTACCGCCAAGCACACGGACACCGGAACCACTCGTGTAGTGCCCGCCAATGAGCGCGGCGAATATCGCATCCCGGCCTTGGCCGTGGGCGCCTACACCGTGGAAGCCAAGATGACCGGCTTCCAGGTGGAAGTCCGCTCCGGCATTACGCTGGTGATCGGACGCGAGGCAGTGATCGACTTCACGCTGAACGTCGGCAACGTGGCCGAGTCGGTTACCATCACGGGCGAGGCTCCGCTGCTGGAGACCACCACGGCGGTGGTGGGCTCGATCGTGGATTCGGCCCAGATGCGCGACATTCCGCTCAATGGCCGCAGCTTCCTCGAGCTGGCCACGCTGGCGCCTGGCGCGGTCTTCGCCGAAGCTGCCGAATCCAGCGCGACCAAAGGCTTCGGCCGCAAGCTGGCCATTGGCGGACAGCGCTATGGCTCCAACAGCTTCCTGCTGGATGGCGCGGACATTAATGACGCCGCGGGCGGCTCCGGCTCCGCCGCCGGCACCATGACCGGCGTGGAGACGGTGCGCGAGTTCCGCATCATCACCAATGCCTATGACGCCGAGTATGGCCGCCACACCGGCGGCGTCATCAGCGCCATCACCAAGTCGGGCACCAACAAAGTGTTCGGCTCGCTGTTCGGATTCGTGCGCAATGACAACATGGACGCCGCCAAGTGGGAAGAAAACGCGCGCGGCGACGGCACCAAGGCCGAGTTCCGGCGCGGGCAGTTCGGCGGTTCGGTGGGCGGCCCGATTGTCACCGACAAGGCTTTCTTCTTCGGCAGCTACGAAGGAACGCGGGAATTGCAGGGAGAGACCTCCGTCTTCACCGTTCCTTCGCTCGCGTTGCGGAATGCCGTTTCAGCCGGCACGCGAAACGTGGTGGCCAATGTCCGGCCCTTCTGGGATGCCTATCCCCTGCCCACTTCGCCGATCATTTCCGCTGCCGGCGTGATTGATCCGGATCGCGGGGACTTCGCCGACAGCGCTCCGACCCTCATCAATCAGAATTACTACGCGACCAAAATCGACAACCGTTTCAATGATAACGATTCGATCTTCTTCCGGTTCACCTTTGACAACGCCGACCGGGACGATCCCAACTTCAACACCAGGGAAACGGCGCTGACCGGCAGCCGCTACTCGACCCTCGAGCAGACCCACATCTTTTCTCCAGCGATCCTCGGGCGGACGCACTTCTCATTCAGCCGCACCAACCTGCGGTTCTTTGATCTGCCCCGCATTGACACCGATATCTTCCCCGAATTCCTGGGCCGCACTCTGGGCAGCGAGCCGGACGTTCCCGGAATCATCGGCGTAACCACCCTGACCGGCTTCGGCGGCGGCTCGACCAACCCCAAGAAGCACGTGCAGAACACCTTCCAGTTCAAGGAAGACATGACTTGGCTGGCCGGAGCGCATGCCTTCAAGTTCGGAGGCCAGTTTGAGCGCTTCCAGTTCAACCAGCGCTCGGACTTCTATCCCGGCGGCAACTTCTCCTTTGGGTCCATCACCGACTTCATGGCCGGCAATGCCCAGACCGCCAACTTCATCCGCCCCGGCTCCAGCAGCATCCGCGGCTGGCGGCAGAACCTGTTTGGCATGTACCTGCATGATGACTGGAAGCTGACCTCCACGCTCACGCTGAATATAGGCGTGCGCTATGAAATTATCTCCGTCCCCACGGAGGCCAATAATAAAGTTGCCACCGTGCGCAACATGCGGCCTGATTTCTTCTACAGCTTCAATGAGTCGCAGATCGACGTGGGCGACCCGCTGTTCACTAATCCGTCGTTGAAGAACTTTGCTCCTCGCGTCGGTCTGGCCTGGTCGCCGTTTGGCTCCACGAAGACTTCCGTGCGCGCCGGCGCCGGAGTGTTCCACGATCAAATCCTGCCCAACGCCTACATCACTTCCGGCGTGCGCATGTCTCCCTACTTCTCCGTTGCCGAAGTGGATATCAACCGGCTGCGGGTGGCGCTGGGTCCGACGGCTCAGTTCGACTTCCCCAACATGTTCCAGACGCAAAATGCGCTGCTCGCGAATAACATTGGAGCCGCTCCGCAGCTCGACGGCTTCCAGTGGGCTCTCGAGCAACCCGCCGTATACAAGTTTAGCCTGGATATCGAGCGGCAGGTGATCGGCAATCTGACCGTGAACGCCGGGTATTCCGGCAGCCGCTCCACGCATTTGATTCGCGGCGCGGTGATGTTGAACACCAATCCGTCGATTGATCCCGGCAACGGCCGGGCGCGCTTTATCAATCTGACCACCACCCGTCTGCTGAATGACAACTTCGGTCGCATGCGCTGGCGCATCACCGACGCGACGTCGGACTATCACGGGTTCCGCCTGAGCGTGAACAAGCGCTTCAGCCAGGGATTCCAGTTCAATAGCTCCTACACCTTCTCGAAATCCACCGACGACACCTCCACTTGGACCGGCTCGACCGATTTCAACGAGTCGGACCGCCGCGGCTTCCTGCTGGACAAGGATCGCGGACTTTCGGCATTCGATGTGCGCCGCAGTTGGACCAACAACTTCATCATGGACCTGCCGGGAAAGGGTATGACCGGACCCGTGGGCAAGGTGTTGGGCGGCTGGGAGATGAGCGGAGTGATTCGCATGAACGATGGGTTCCCCCTCAACGCCAGCGCCACGCAGGCTCGTGTGCGCCCGGCGGGAGCCACGGCGGACACCACCATGCGCTTCGTCGATGGCAGCTCCATCGACCTGATCCCCGGCGGAATCATCAACTCGATCGATGCCCGCAATCCGGATCGCTACTTTGATCCCGCGCAATTCTCTTATCCGGCCACCAATTGCGCGCGCGACATTGTCGGGTCAACCAATCCGAAGTACCAGTGCAACACGAGCCTCCCGCTCGGTGGATATCAGGGCAACGTGGGCCGCAATGCCATGACGGCTCCGGGCTCGGCCACATTGGACATTAACCTGATGAAGGAAACCAACATCCCAGCCTTTGGGGAGGAGGGCGCTTTGGTGTTCCGCACTGAGTTCTTCAACCTCCTGAACCGGCCGAATTATGGCTCGCCAACGACGGTGGTGTATGACCGCAATCTGGTGCAGCGCTCCGATGTGGGCCGCATCGACAGCACGCGCACCAGCGCCCGGCAGATTCAGCTCGCCGTGCGCATCGTTTTCTAA
- a CDS encoding dihydrodipicolinate reductase encodes MNIALIGYGKMGRMIEQAALARGHAVGFKADIAGNEQGQLLTRENLAGIDVAIDFTIPEAVVRNVDKLSALGISMVVGTTGWWDHLPQVRAMVEARNTGLVYGSNFSIGVNLFFRLMEQAAAMMAGQPMYDPFIHEIHHNQKLDAPSGTALQLEKILGTRYGKRKISVASNRAGAVPGEHTVGFDSEADTLTFTHTARSRAGFAAGAVHAAEWIATHKGLHEFADTLTD; translated from the coding sequence ATGAATATCGCACTGATTGGTTACGGGAAGATGGGGCGCATGATCGAGCAGGCTGCGCTGGCGCGCGGCCACGCGGTCGGCTTCAAGGCCGATATCGCCGGCAATGAGCAGGGGCAGTTGCTAACGCGCGAGAACCTCGCCGGCATCGACGTGGCCATCGACTTCACCATACCCGAGGCCGTGGTCCGCAACGTGGACAAGCTCAGCGCGCTGGGCATCAGCATGGTGGTGGGCACCACCGGCTGGTGGGATCATTTGCCGCAGGTTCGCGCCATGGTGGAAGCGCGCAACACCGGTCTGGTCTATGGGTCGAATTTTTCAATCGGCGTGAACCTGTTCTTCCGCTTGATGGAGCAGGCTGCCGCCATGATGGCCGGCCAGCCGATGTATGACCCGTTCATCCATGAGATACATCACAACCAAAAGCTCGACGCCCCATCCGGCACCGCGCTGCAACTCGAAAAGATTCTGGGAACCCGTTACGGCAAACGGAAAATCTCGGTGGCCAGCAACCGCGCCGGAGCCGTCCCGGGCGAGCATACGGTGGGCTTTGATTCGGAGGCCGACACACTGACCTTCACACATACGGCGCGCAGCCGGGCAGGATTCGCCGCCGGAGCCGTGCACGCCGCCGAGTGGATCGCCACCCACAAGGGCCTGCATGAGTTCGCCGACACGCTGACGGATTAA